The Erythrobacter aurantius genome includes a window with the following:
- a CDS encoding TetR/AcrR family transcriptional regulator, translating into MDLPKGTETKVDGQKPASPTGEDKAPRTERGRRTLRKLLDASAIEFGEKGFHEASVSSITRRAGVALGTFYTYFDSKDALFRALVQDMSNNVMSSARSALSEDMSALEIEEAALAAFLRFARDHKEIYRIIDEAEFVDPASYRSHYETIAARIGSRLKAGTQKGAFRDDLGELEAWAMMGMNVFVGLRYVVWNDGVDAPSPQEVARGVNRLLAEGIAAR; encoded by the coding sequence ATGGACTTGCCCAAAGGCACCGAGACAAAGGTCGATGGCCAAAAACCGGCATCGCCCACGGGCGAGGACAAGGCCCCGCGAACCGAACGCGGTCGGCGCACCTTGCGCAAGTTGCTGGACGCCTCTGCAATCGAATTTGGGGAAAAGGGCTTTCACGAAGCCTCTGTAAGTTCCATCACCCGCCGGGCGGGCGTCGCGCTGGGTACGTTCTACACCTATTTCGACAGCAAGGATGCGCTGTTCCGGGCCTTGGTTCAGGACATGAGCAACAATGTGATGAGCAGCGCGCGCTCGGCGCTGTCAGAGGATATGAGCGCGCTCGAGATCGAAGAAGCGGCTTTGGCCGCATTTCTTCGCTTTGCCCGTGACCACAAGGAAATCTATCGCATCATCGACGAGGCCGAATTCGTCGATCCCGCCAGCTATCGCAGCCATTACGAAACGATTGCCGCACGCATCGGAAGTCGTCTCAAGGCAGGTACTCAGAAGGGCGCGTTCCGGGATGACTTGGGCGAGTTGGAGGCGTGGGCTATGATGGGCATGAACGTCTTCGTCGGCCTGCGCTATGTCGTCTGGAACGACGGCGTCGACGCGCCGAGCCCGCAAGAGGTTGCGCGCGGCGTAAACCGCCTGCTGGCCGAAGGGATCGCCGCGCGCTGA
- a CDS encoding Fe2+-dependent dioxygenase, with translation MIISVTAISDQNVLAQIKQAIGGLSWRDGRETAGAVARKVKQNEQAITHEGAGKQLRDQLTPLISENVVVKAAARPRRISAPMISRTADGGHYGAHVDNAMMGAANARIRSDISFTLFLSDPAEYEGGELVIHAAGLTQSIKGRAGELILYPSTSIHEVRPVTSGARIVCVGWIESMIRDPAQREMLFDLENLRANLRQKLPDGSPELLTVDKTVSNLIRMWGQP, from the coding sequence ATGATCATCAGCGTTACAGCCATCTCCGACCAGAATGTTCTGGCCCAGATCAAGCAGGCGATCGGTGGCCTGTCGTGGCGCGACGGGCGCGAGACGGCGGGGGCCGTAGCGCGCAAGGTCAAGCAGAACGAGCAGGCGATCACGCATGAAGGTGCGGGTAAGCAGCTGCGGGATCAGCTTACTCCGCTGATCTCCGAAAACGTGGTGGTCAAGGCGGCTGCGCGACCCCGGCGGATCAGCGCCCCCATGATCAGCCGCACTGCCGACGGCGGCCACTATGGCGCGCATGTCGACAATGCGATGATGGGCGCGGCCAATGCCCGAATCCGCAGCGATATTTCCTTCACCCTGTTTCTGAGTGATCCGGCAGAATACGAGGGCGGCGAACTGGTGATCCATGCAGCGGGCCTTACCCAGTCGATCAAGGGCAGGGCGGGCGAACTGATCCTCTATCCTTCCACCAGCATCCATGAAGTCCGCCCGGTGACGAGCGGCGCGCGGATCGTGTGCGTCGGCTGGATCGAAAGCATGATCCGCGATCCCGCCCAGCGCGAAATGCTGTTTGATCTGGAGAACCTTCGCGCCAATCTGCGTCAGAAGCTGCCGGACGGTTCGCCCGAACTGCTGACAGTCGACAAGACCGTGTCGAACCTGATCAGGATGTGGGGGCAGCCCTAG
- a CDS encoding aromatic ring-hydroxylating oxygenase subunit alpha → MSFPKAVAEAWHMVALSREVKRNQVRKVTFCNTPIALFRSERGLGALIDRCPHRNYPLSDGRVHDGGLECPYHGWRFNPDGACAAVPGCMAETSQDQRLRADALRLWEGHGAIFVTLSEDASITPELPPDFGNPELDHFWWQQGTWRGRAFDAIENVMDPFHTNHLHHGFIRRRDRRLPVNLIVNSHGDGIDMVIEQTQPDLGIMSRFLERDREHSVSRYYPPATVQARWEGETRLTLCVTAIFTPATDDSFTPFARFSTPKGLAPAWLKQAAIRLFLAPVVAQDRRALERQHEVMTHFGHPQFSSGPGDLLGNRLYRLWQGERIEPGSDATVEAML, encoded by the coding sequence ATGAGCTTTCCCAAGGCCGTTGCCGAAGCCTGGCACATGGTTGCCCTGTCGCGCGAAGTGAAGCGCAATCAGGTGCGCAAGGTCACATTTTGCAACACGCCAATCGCGCTGTTTCGCAGCGAAAGGGGGCTGGGCGCCCTGATCGATCGCTGTCCCCATCGCAATTACCCGCTCTCAGACGGGCGGGTTCACGACGGAGGGCTGGAATGCCCTTACCATGGCTGGCGGTTCAATCCTGACGGTGCGTGCGCAGCGGTACCGGGCTGCATGGCCGAGACATCGCAAGACCAGCGCCTGCGCGCCGACGCCTTGCGCCTGTGGGAAGGCCACGGCGCGATCTTTGTCACCCTGTCGGAAGATGCCTCGATCACGCCTGAATTGCCGCCGGACTTCGGCAACCCCGAACTCGATCATTTCTGGTGGCAGCAGGGCACTTGGCGCGGGCGTGCGTTTGACGCGATCGAGAACGTGATGGACCCGTTCCACACCAATCATCTGCACCATGGCTTTATCCGCAGACGCGACAGACGGCTGCCCGTGAACCTGATCGTCAACAGCCATGGCGACGGGATCGACATGGTGATTGAACAGACCCAGCCGGACCTTGGCATCATGTCCCGCTTTCTTGAACGGGATCGCGAACACAGTGTCTCGCGGTATTATCCTCCCGCAACGGTGCAGGCCCGGTGGGAAGGGGAAACTCGTTTGACGCTGTGCGTCACCGCCATCTTCACCCCGGCGACCGACGACAGCTTCACCCCTTTTGCGCGGTTCTCCACGCCGAAAGGTTTGGCACCTGCATGGCTGAAGCAGGCCGCGATCCGCCTGTTCCTCGCTCCAGTCGTCGCTCAGGATCGGCGCGCGCTCGAACGTCAGCACGAGGTGATGACCCATTTCGGCCATCCGCAGTTCAGCTCGGGCCCCGGCGACTTGCTCGGCAACCGGCTCTACCGGCTATGGCAGGGAGAACGGATCGAACCCGGCAGCGATGCGACGGTCGAAGCGATGTTGTGA
- a CDS encoding ATP-grasp domain-containing protein yields the protein MTTRSVLITGARSAAALDIARDFSGAGWRVHLADSTVSRMARWSSLEIRHHRYPSPRQEGAAFRSWVAGAVKEFGVDLVVPTCEEVFHLATAPMHDALGERLFAPPQETLRRLHDKLLFAQAARTWGLPTPESIAVGSAADLDQFTADSSEWVFKPRFTRFGGSTLIGPDARSLAALADAIDDGWMAQRRIRGDEASLHFIAHRGTLCAFAAYGSGWRLKGGASYAFEPVSQARAEHLRSLAEALVHGGNLHGQFGCDVMFDEAGEAMIIECNPRATSGVHLLAGDGALARAIGDGASLPPGDQPTAYLGPAMVAFGLPHALASGRISAWRACLANGNDAISRPGDRMPFLGAMVDSAKFSLSGLKKGISTTAATTHDIEWNGEEFDQ from the coding sequence GTGACGACTAGGTCGGTCTTGATCACAGGCGCTCGTTCTGCAGCGGCACTCGACATTGCGCGTGATTTCAGCGGTGCGGGTTGGCGCGTGCATCTCGCTGACAGCACCGTTTCGCGAATGGCGCGCTGGTCTTCGCTCGAAATCCGTCACCATCGCTACCCCTCCCCTCGGCAGGAAGGGGCAGCTTTCCGGAGTTGGGTTGCGGGAGCCGTGAAGGAATTCGGCGTCGATCTGGTCGTGCCTACCTGCGAGGAAGTCTTCCACCTTGCCACCGCGCCGATGCATGATGCGCTCGGCGAAAGGCTCTTTGCGCCGCCACAGGAAACTTTGCGCCGATTGCATGACAAGCTGCTGTTTGCACAGGCGGCGCGAACCTGGGGGCTACCAACCCCGGAAAGCATCGCTGTCGGCTCAGCGGCCGATCTTGATCAATTCACAGCAGACAGCAGCGAATGGGTGTTCAAGCCGCGCTTCACCCGGTTTGGCGGTTCGACCCTTATCGGACCCGATGCCCGCAGCTTGGCGGCGCTGGCGGACGCGATTGACGATGGCTGGATGGCACAGCGCCGGATCAGAGGGGACGAGGCGAGCCTGCATTTCATTGCCCATCGCGGCACGCTCTGCGCCTTTGCCGCCTATGGTTCGGGCTGGCGATTGAAGGGCGGCGCCTCCTATGCTTTCGAACCCGTGTCGCAGGCGCGGGCAGAACACTTGCGCAGCCTTGCCGAAGCTTTGGTGCACGGCGGGAATCTGCATGGCCAGTTCGGGTGCGATGTGATGTTTGACGAAGCGGGAGAGGCGATGATCATCGAATGCAATCCGCGTGCGACAAGCGGGGTGCACTTGCTGGCTGGTGACGGCGCGTTGGCGCGGGCAATCGGTGATGGAGCGTCGCTGCCACCCGGAGATCAACCCACTGCCTATCTCGGCCCGGCAATGGTCGCGTTTGGCCTGCCCCATGCGCTTGCCAGCGGAAGGATCAGCGCATGGCGCGCCTGTCTGGCGAACGGGAACGATGCGATTTCGCGACCCGGGGACCGCATGCCTTTCCTTGGAGCCATGGTCGATTCGGCGAAATTCTCCCTGTCCGGATTGAAAAAGGGAATCAGCACCACCGCCGCGACCACCCATGATATCGAATGGAACGGCGAGGAGTTTGACCAATGA
- a CDS encoding NAD-dependent epimerase/dehydratase family protein has protein sequence MTARHILITGATGGLGMALVREAVARGHKVTATGRSIHGQPALENAGARFVRCDLEDGRSDIPALLEGCDSVIHAAALSASWGPRDDFVSANLTVTTRLIEAARQSGVSRFVFVSSPSIHACFEDRVGITEEDPPASQPLNYYAETKLQAERHVLASSTPMMRCCAIRPRALVGEGDRVILPKLAQLARRRKMPLPGGGQALIELTDLRDAAWAICEAEQRAETIGGHAINISGGQPIKVRDLATRLAAALGTRPKLVDLPLPLAKAIAHAAETIAHLARCESEPVLTRYTFATLAYSQTFDLTCANRLLGYAPRHDAKETLLQQARAKASPQDDAS, from the coding sequence TTGACTGCGCGCCACATCCTGATCACCGGCGCAACCGGCGGGCTTGGTATGGCTCTGGTGCGGGAAGCCGTTGCCAGAGGCCACAAAGTGACCGCGACAGGTCGATCAATACATGGCCAACCCGCACTGGAGAACGCCGGGGCCCGCTTCGTCCGATGCGATCTGGAGGATGGGCGCAGCGACATACCTGCCTTGCTTGAAGGCTGCGACAGCGTGATCCACGCCGCCGCGCTGTCCGCAAGCTGGGGCCCGCGCGATGATTTCGTCAGCGCGAATCTGACTGTCACAACACGCCTGATCGAAGCGGCCAGACAATCAGGCGTCTCAAGGTTCGTCTTCGTGTCCTCCCCTTCGATCCACGCCTGTTTTGAAGATCGCGTCGGAATCACAGAGGAAGACCCGCCTGCATCACAGCCTTTGAATTACTATGCGGAGACGAAGCTGCAGGCGGAGCGCCATGTCCTAGCATCTTCGACACCGATGATGCGCTGTTGCGCAATCCGTCCTCGCGCACTGGTGGGAGAGGGCGACCGCGTGATCCTTCCGAAGTTGGCTCAGTTGGCGCGGCGCAGGAAAATGCCGCTGCCGGGCGGAGGTCAGGCCTTGATCGAACTGACAGACTTGCGCGATGCCGCATGGGCAATTTGCGAAGCGGAACAGCGCGCCGAGACCATCGGCGGACATGCGATAAACATTTCAGGAGGTCAGCCGATCAAGGTTCGGGACCTCGCGACAAGGTTGGCCGCGGCATTGGGGACACGCCCGAAACTGGTCGACCTCCCCCTCCCCTTGGCCAAAGCGATCGCCCATGCTGCCGAAACCATCGCGCATCTTGCACGATGCGAGAGCGAGCCGGTGCTGACGCGCTATACCTTTGCAACCCTCGCCTATTCGCAAACCTTTGACCTGACCTGTGCGAACCGGTTGCTCGGCTACGCACCCCGGCATGATGCGAAAGAGACGCTGCTGCAACAGGCGCGTGCCAAAGCTTCGCCTCAAGACGATGCGAGCTGA
- a CDS encoding 3-oxoacyl-[acyl-carrier-protein] synthase III C-terminal domain-containing protein, whose protein sequence is MISAFRIAGWGSYLPRTTLLSSDLDARHGHAPGWTEREFGIVSRHVAQADETTSMMAAEAARQALDRAGWDVQLPDGIIGGCGVMEQPIPSTAALVQDRLGFGKSGVPCFDVNQTCLSFVAALNIAALGISTGRWRRALIFASDIASAGLDPANPKTRSIFGDGAAAIAIEACGDQASGMLSVASVTNGAHHGLAQLRSGGTRLRVSEGYDALIAGSYFEMDAFGIFKAAAKALPGVIEQALDDAGVNREQIDCVICHQASAPGVEHVRRLFEPTPDRVINIFPRTGNQIAASIPTVLAHALETGAVRPGSTIMLLGTAAGISATAMVIRI, encoded by the coding sequence GTGATCAGTGCGTTCAGAATTGCAGGCTGGGGCTCGTACCTCCCTCGAACGACACTGTTGTCGAGCGATCTGGACGCTCGCCATGGCCATGCTCCGGGCTGGACAGAACGCGAATTCGGGATTGTGTCGCGGCACGTTGCTCAAGCCGATGAAACCACCAGCATGATGGCCGCTGAAGCCGCTAGGCAAGCGCTTGATCGCGCGGGCTGGGACGTTCAGCTGCCTGACGGGATCATTGGCGGCTGTGGAGTGATGGAACAGCCCATACCTTCGACGGCGGCTCTGGTTCAGGATCGCCTCGGCTTTGGCAAGTCGGGCGTGCCCTGCTTCGACGTCAACCAGACCTGCCTGTCATTTGTTGCCGCACTGAACATTGCCGCGTTGGGCATCAGCACGGGCCGATGGAGACGCGCGCTGATCTTCGCAAGCGACATCGCTTCCGCCGGGCTTGATCCCGCCAACCCGAAAACCCGCTCAATCTTTGGCGATGGCGCTGCAGCGATCGCCATCGAAGCTTGCGGGGATCAGGCATCAGGCATGCTGTCAGTCGCGAGCGTCACCAATGGTGCGCACCACGGCCTCGCGCAATTGCGGTCTGGCGGCACAAGGCTCCGGGTCAGCGAAGGGTACGACGCGCTTATCGCGGGCTCCTATTTCGAAATGGACGCCTTCGGGATCTTCAAGGCCGCAGCCAAGGCATTGCCCGGAGTGATCGAGCAGGCATTGGATGACGCCGGTGTAAACCGCGAACAGATCGATTGCGTGATCTGCCATCAGGCCAGCGCACCGGGAGTAGAGCACGTCCGGCGCCTGTTTGAGCCGACACCGGACCGTGTGATCAACATATTCCCGCGAACGGGTAATCAGATCGCGGCATCCATCCCGACCGTGCTTGCGCATGCTCTGGAAACGGGAGCGGTTCGACCGGGCTCGACAATTATGCTCCTCGGCACAGCCGCCGGGATCAGTGCGACTGCCATGGTGATCCGGATTTGA
- a CDS encoding TetR/AcrR family transcriptional regulator: protein MGRRSDHSPEDLRELLVSCGHELMAERGFARFSAREAARRAGYSVGTIYNVFGQLDSYLLAINSRTFREWARSLESALEAAPADRAGRIEALVRAYFDFADKNRNAWMAIYDHRIDKSVAIAPEDEAARDALTGIVDREVAATLDFADRVDTRSLVRSLIATVHGHCALWLSGSFAMLREEDPAGLAIARVLEIMTYHLGHRAS, encoded by the coding sequence ATGGGAAGACGTTCCGATCATTCACCTGAGGATTTACGTGAACTGCTTGTGTCATGCGGACACGAACTGATGGCGGAACGCGGCTTCGCGCGATTTTCTGCAAGAGAAGCGGCGCGGCGAGCAGGTTATTCCGTTGGCACGATTTACAACGTGTTCGGCCAACTCGACAGCTATCTGCTGGCGATCAACAGCCGGACATTCAGGGAATGGGCTAGGTCGCTCGAATCCGCGCTTGAAGCGGCTCCGGCAGATCGGGCAGGTCGGATCGAAGCTCTGGTGCGTGCCTATTTCGACTTTGCTGACAAGAATCGGAACGCCTGGATGGCGATCTATGATCACAGGATCGACAAATCGGTGGCTATCGCGCCAGAGGATGAGGCAGCGCGTGATGCCTTGACCGGAATAGTCGATCGCGAAGTCGCTGCGACGCTGGACTTCGCCGACCGAGTGGACACAAGGAGCCTTGTGCGTTCATTGATTGCGACGGTTCACGGGCATTGCGCGCTCTGGCTTTCAGGCAGTTTTGCAATGCTGCGCGAAGAGGATCCCGCAGGCCTCGCGATAGCGCGAGTGCTGGAAATCATGACTTACCACCTTGGCCACAGGGCAAGTTGA
- a CDS encoding ABC transporter permease translates to MLGATFLLALREIRRHLMRSILTTLGIIIGVAAVVTMVTLGNGVTASVQEEISSLGASNFIVFPVRTDRGAIRRFELDDVQAVEQQIAGVEVAAGNVGSSATAFYNGQDWDTRVTGANRDFLNAQTIEVVEGRPFTESEETAGQNVCLLGPKVREAIFLPDVSPVGEEMRLGEVPCTVIGVLEERGQGGGGADDDDTVMMPLKTVQRRFRGDDSLDYFVLRYDTAYSATVIQDSLVDLLRERRLLQGDEPNDFNIIDTAQVNDALGAVTGALTAMVAVIASISLLVGGIGIMNIMLVSVTERTREIGIRLAIGALAREVRLQFLTEAVVLCAFGGIVGLLLAFGASVLIAGLIDVPFVFDPMVNVISFLFASGMGIVFGYYPARRASQLDPIDALRHE, encoded by the coding sequence ATGCTGGGAGCAACCTTTCTCCTCGCGCTGCGGGAAATCCGGCGCCACCTCATGCGTTCGATCCTTACCACGCTGGGAATCATCATCGGTGTCGCAGCAGTGGTGACCATGGTGACGTTGGGCAACGGCGTGACGGCATCGGTACAGGAAGAAATATCCTCGCTCGGTGCGAGCAACTTCATCGTCTTTCCGGTGCGCACCGATCGCGGGGCAATCCGGCGGTTCGAGCTGGACGATGTGCAAGCGGTAGAACAACAGATAGCCGGCGTCGAAGTTGCTGCCGGAAATGTCGGATCAAGCGCGACCGCATTCTATAACGGGCAGGATTGGGACACGCGCGTTACCGGGGCAAACAGGGATTTCCTCAATGCCCAAACGATCGAAGTGGTCGAGGGACGGCCATTCACTGAAAGCGAGGAGACCGCAGGCCAGAACGTCTGCTTGCTTGGACCCAAAGTGCGCGAGGCGATCTTTTTGCCGGATGTCAGTCCTGTTGGTGAGGAAATGCGGCTTGGCGAGGTGCCCTGCACGGTCATCGGCGTGCTGGAAGAACGTGGCCAAGGCGGCGGCGGCGCCGATGATGACGATACGGTGATGATGCCGCTGAAGACCGTTCAACGGCGTTTCAGAGGCGATGACTCACTCGATTACTTCGTGCTGCGTTACGACACCGCCTATTCCGCAACTGTCATTCAGGACTCGCTTGTCGATCTTCTGCGCGAGCGGCGTCTGTTGCAAGGCGACGAACCCAACGACTTCAACATCATCGACACCGCTCAGGTCAACGATGCCTTGGGCGCGGTCACAGGCGCGCTTACGGCGATGGTCGCAGTGATTGCTTCGATCAGCCTTCTGGTCGGCGGCATAGGCATCATGAACATCATGCTGGTTTCAGTCACGGAGAGGACGCGCGAGATCGGCATCCGTTTGGCAATCGGGGCGCTGGCACGCGAAGTGCGGCTCCAGTTCCTGACGGAAGCGGTTGTCTTGTGCGCATTCGGGGGGATTGTCGGCCTGCTGCTCGCATTCGGCGCATCAGTCCTGATTGCCGGGCTGATCGACGTGCCCTTTGTCTTTGATCCCATGGTGAACGTCATCAGCTTCCTGTTCGCATCCGGCATGGGGATCGTTTTCGGATACTATCCGGCGCGCCGCGCGTCGCAACTCGATCCGATTGATGCCTTGCGACACGAGTAG
- a CDS encoding ABC transporter ATP-binding protein, with protein sequence MSEPPLIELEGITKVFGTGPAAFQALKGVDLTIDRGQFVAIMGPSGSGKSTTMNILGCLDVPTGGVFRFRGVEVQKMDRDQRSLLRRKYLGFVFQGFNLLSRTTALENVELPLLYRGEKKSVRREAAMHALDQVGLAPWASHTPAELSGGQQQRVAIARALVSGPDVLLADEPTGNLDTERSIEIMELMRKLNSDGITVIMVTHEEEMAAYAKTVIHFRDGLVERTERGARSLDGMEAQA encoded by the coding sequence ATGAGCGAACCACCCCTGATCGAACTTGAAGGCATAACCAAGGTCTTCGGAACCGGCCCGGCGGCGTTCCAGGCGTTGAAGGGTGTCGACCTGACGATCGATCGTGGTCAGTTCGTGGCGATCATGGGACCGTCTGGCTCAGGCAAGTCGACGACAATGAACATCCTCGGCTGTCTTGATGTGCCAACAGGCGGAGTGTTTCGTTTTCGCGGGGTCGAGGTCCAGAAAATGGACCGCGACCAGCGCAGCCTGTTGCGGCGCAAGTACCTTGGTTTCGTCTTTCAGGGATTCAACCTGCTTTCACGCACGACAGCGCTTGAGAATGTCGAGCTGCCGTTATTGTATCGCGGTGAGAAGAAAAGCGTCCGGCGCGAAGCGGCCATGCATGCGCTCGACCAAGTCGGGCTGGCTCCATGGGCCTCGCACACTCCGGCGGAACTATCCGGCGGGCAGCAGCAGCGCGTTGCCATCGCCCGCGCGCTCGTGTCCGGGCCTGACGTGCTGCTCGCTGACGAACCGACCGGCAATCTCGACACCGAACGGTCTATCGAGATCATGGAGTTGATGCGCAAACTGAATTCCGACGGCATCACGGTGATCATGGTGACACATGAAGAGGAAATGGCGGCTTACGCGAAGACCGTGATCCATTTCCGCGATGGTCTGGTTGAGCGGACCGAACGCGGGGCGCGCAGCCTCGATGGAATGGAGGCACAGGCCTGA
- a CDS encoding efflux RND transporter periplasmic adaptor subunit: MNETATTPDGEASVEEFLGVKKRPRWRRWMKFWLPALIILILILAVSTCAGGKDEPSYITEEVTEKSLDLTVTATGNLRPTNQVTVGAEVTGPVDQVLVDVNDRVTKGQVIAVINTEIIDQQIAQARANLNAARASLVQAQAALEASNAQLVRFKEVRELSGGRVPSLIELDQAEAAVARDRASIASARANIDAAQATLGANLTTRSRAVIRAPVTGVVLARQIEVGQTVVAAFNTVTLFVIAEDLSSMQLRVSIDEADVGQVEAGQKATFTVDAYPGRRFPATLERVDLASGNTVNEQAGAAAAAGASAVSYEARLIVENDEGLLRPGMTAIATISTQSTGKMLLVPNAALRYRPAEQAESEGGGFGVRFGLEQQEQEATIGVGSRQKVQVLQADGMLKAIDVVTGRSDGRMTAVESEDLEPGMKVVTGVKAQSG, translated from the coding sequence ATGAATGAAACGGCAACAACGCCCGATGGGGAAGCAAGCGTTGAGGAATTTCTCGGCGTGAAGAAGCGTCCGCGCTGGCGCCGCTGGATGAAGTTCTGGCTCCCGGCCCTGATCATCCTGATCCTGATTTTGGCAGTATCGACATGTGCGGGGGGCAAGGATGAACCCAGCTACATCACCGAAGAGGTGACGGAGAAATCGCTCGATCTCACTGTGACAGCGACGGGCAATCTGCGTCCCACCAATCAGGTCACGGTGGGCGCGGAGGTCACCGGCCCGGTCGATCAGGTTCTGGTCGATGTGAATGACCGGGTGACAAAAGGGCAAGTGATCGCGGTCATCAACACCGAGATCATTGATCAGCAGATCGCTCAGGCTCGCGCCAATCTCAATGCTGCCAGAGCCAGCCTTGTCCAGGCGCAGGCCGCGCTTGAGGCAAGCAACGCCCAGCTTGTCCGCTTCAAGGAAGTGCGCGAGCTTTCAGGCGGTCGGGTGCCGTCATTGATCGAGCTTGATCAGGCCGAGGCGGCCGTAGCCCGCGATCGCGCGTCGATTGCTTCGGCGCGTGCAAATATCGATGCCGCTCAGGCAACCTTGGGCGCCAACCTGACAACCCGCAGCCGTGCCGTCATCCGGGCGCCGGTAACGGGCGTGGTGCTCGCGAGGCAGATCGAAGTCGGACAGACGGTTGTCGCCGCTTTCAATACCGTCACGCTGTTCGTGATCGCGGAGGACCTGTCTTCCATGCAACTGCGCGTCTCGATCGACGAAGCGGATGTCGGACAGGTCGAAGCCGGACAGAAAGCGACCTTCACGGTCGATGCCTATCCTGGCAGGCGGTTCCCCGCCACGCTTGAACGGGTAGACCTTGCTTCGGGCAATACCGTCAATGAACAGGCCGGAGCAGCCGCTGCGGCCGGCGCCTCGGCAGTCAGCTATGAAGCGCGGCTGATCGTCGAGAACGACGAAGGGCTGCTCCGCCCTGGCATGACTGCGATTGCCACGATATCCACCCAGTCGACAGGCAAGATGTTGCTCGTTCCCAATGCCGCGCTGCGTTACCGTCCGGCTGAGCAAGCCGAGAGCGAAGGAGGCGGTTTTGGCGTCCGGTTCGGGCTTGAACAGCAGGAACAGGAAGCGACGATCGGTGTGGGCAGCCGTCAAAAGGTTCAGGTTCTTCAGGCCGATGGTATGCTGAAAGCAATCGACGTGGTTACCGGTCGCAGCGACGGGCGGATGACGGCAGTCGAATCCGAAGATCTCGAACCGGGCATGAAAGTCGTGACCGGCGTGAAGGCTCAGAGCGGATGA